A DNA window from Streptomyces bacillaris contains the following coding sequences:
- a CDS encoding GNAT family N-acetyltransferase, giving the protein MTVLPTAPPAATPTRPVPPAPAPAAPRSPEPAAAYRVSLATGQEDVRAAQRLRHQVFAGELGARLEGPEPGLDSDAFDAYCDHLLVRETATDEVVATYRLLPPDRARIAGRLYAESEFDLSRLAPIRDDLVEVGRSCVHPAHRDGAVIALVWAGLARYMQRSGHTWLAGCCSLPLADGGALAARSWNTVRTAHLAPEEHWVTPHRLWDASAHPDAGNGSRADLPPLLRGYLRLGAWVCGAPAYDPEFNVADLYVLLSLRRTDPRYLRHFLSLVPQA; this is encoded by the coding sequence ATGACCGTGCTGCCCACCGCCCCGCCCGCCGCGACGCCCACCCGGCCCGTCCCCCCGGCACCGGCCCCCGCCGCTCCCCGTTCCCCGGAACCGGCCGCCGCCTACCGGGTCTCCCTCGCCACCGGCCAGGAGGACGTGCGCGCCGCCCAGCGCCTGCGCCACCAGGTCTTCGCCGGTGAGCTGGGCGCCCGCCTCGAAGGGCCCGAACCCGGCCTCGACAGCGACGCGTTCGACGCGTACTGCGACCACCTCCTGGTCCGCGAGACCGCCACGGACGAGGTCGTCGCCACCTACCGCCTCCTCCCGCCCGACCGCGCCCGGATAGCCGGCCGGCTCTACGCGGAGAGCGAGTTCGACCTCAGCCGTCTCGCCCCCATCCGCGACGACCTCGTCGAGGTCGGCCGCTCCTGCGTCCACCCCGCCCACCGCGACGGCGCCGTCATCGCCCTCGTCTGGGCCGGACTCGCCCGCTACATGCAGCGCTCCGGCCACACCTGGCTCGCCGGCTGCTGCTCCCTGCCGCTGGCCGACGGCGGCGCCCTCGCCGCCCGCAGCTGGAACACCGTACGCACCGCGCACCTCGCCCCCGAGGAGCACTGGGTCACCCCGCACCGCCTCTGGGACGCCTCGGCGCACCCCGACGCGGGCAACGGCTCCCGGGCGGACCTGCCCCCGCTGCTCCGCGGCTATCTGCGGCTCGGCGCCTGGGTCTGCGGAGCACCGGCGTACGACCCCGAGTTCAACGTGGCCGACCTCTACGTCCTGCTCTCGCTGCGCCGGACCGACCCGCGCTACCTCCGCCACTTCCTCTCCCTCGTACCGCAGGCATGA
- the egtD gene encoding L-histidine N(alpha)-methyltransferase, producing the protein MSPFLLTRTLPEDATDAALRADVLSGLTRHPKTLPPKWFYDARGSELFEKITRLPEYYPTRAEREILEERSEEIAAVSGARTVIELGSGSSEKTRHLLEALTGLESYVPVDVSESALTGAAESLLVDHPDLSVHALIADFTGGLALPGTPGPRLVAFLGGTIGNLLPEERAGFLHSVRSLLSPGDALLLGTDLVKDEETLVAAYDDAAGVTAAFNKNVLSVVNRELGADFPLDAFDHVTVWNPEQRWIEMRLRARRALNVKIRELDLVVPFEAGEEVRTEVSAKFRQEDVREELAAAGLRLAQWWTDAEGRFALSLATAV; encoded by the coding sequence GTGAGCCCATTCCTGCTGACCCGCACCCTGCCGGAGGACGCCACGGACGCGGCGCTGCGCGCCGATGTCCTCAGCGGGCTGACCCGCCATCCCAAGACGCTGCCGCCCAAGTGGTTCTACGACGCGCGCGGCAGCGAGCTGTTCGAGAAGATCACCCGGCTGCCCGAGTACTACCCGACCCGCGCCGAGCGGGAGATCCTGGAGGAGCGCTCCGAGGAGATCGCCGCCGTCTCGGGGGCCCGGACGGTGATCGAGCTGGGCTCGGGCTCGTCGGAGAAGACCCGCCATCTGCTGGAGGCCCTGACCGGGCTGGAGAGTTACGTTCCGGTGGACGTGAGCGAGAGCGCGCTGACCGGGGCGGCCGAGTCGCTGCTCGTCGACCACCCCGACCTGTCGGTCCACGCCCTGATCGCGGACTTCACCGGCGGCCTCGCCCTGCCCGGCACCCCGGGGCCCCGGCTCGTCGCCTTCCTCGGCGGCACGATCGGCAATCTGCTCCCCGAGGAGCGGGCGGGATTCCTGCACTCGGTGCGCTCGCTGCTCTCCCCCGGCGACGCGCTGCTCCTGGGCACGGACCTGGTGAAGGACGAGGAGACGCTGGTCGCGGCGTACGACGACGCGGCGGGCGTGACGGCGGCCTTCAACAAGAATGTGCTGAGCGTCGTCAACCGGGAGCTGGGCGCCGACTTCCCGCTCGACGCCTTCGACCATGTCACCGTGTGGAACCCGGAGCAGCGCTGGATCGAGATGCGGCTGCGGGCCCGCCGGGCGCTCAACGTGAAGATCCGGGAGCTGGATCTGGTGGTGCCGTTCGAGGCCGGTGAGGAGGTGCGTACGGAGGTGTCGGCCAAGTTCCGCCAGGAGGACGTGCGCGAGGAGCTGGCCGCGGCCGGGCTCCGCCTCGCTCAGTGGTGGACGGATGCGGAGGGGCGGTTCGCCCTGTCGCTGGCCACGGCGGTCTGA